Genomic window (Tripterygium wilfordii isolate XIE 37 chromosome 11, ASM1340144v1, whole genome shotgun sequence):
cccCCACCGATTGTCCAATACGAGCACTAAGTTGAAGGAAAACAgcttatcaaaaataaaaattgaaggaaaacaaatcataaaaaataaaatggaaaaaaatatataaaaacaaaaagtttCACTAGGTCAAGGTCGTGCGCACACGCACCATTAGCGCGGCTACACTTGCGAATTGTGATTACGCCGAGAATAAAGTGGATAAGACATAAATTGTCTAAAATAGCCTCGACAACCCAATAAGCCACCGACAGTTTCAGTCAAAGCGTAGTGAAATCGTGGAGGGATAATCTCGGAATATCCTAAACGCCAGCGCACGAGGCAGGAGAAGTGATGTGTAATAAGAATCGGTCCTCACGCTGTTCTATCGTCCTTCCGGTGAATAGTGACCGTATTTTGTCGATCTAATCAAACGGTCAAAACAAATGTTTGTCTGATCAACGGTTCGATCTGTTTGACATGACAAAATCATCAGAAAGCGTACCGTTTTAATTGCATCGTAACAAATCTCATTTCACGTGGGGataaaaacttcaaaatttcaaaaaacgcAAAGTGGGGCCGACAATTAAGAACAAGCATGGCCCACAAGAAAAAGGAGGGTAAAATGGGTAATTTATAGAGATTTATTGGATGGAGGAGAGTGGAATCAAGTGGTTGGTACAGTAAATATTTGAGATGGAACCGGAGGTGTCAGTCAAAATGAGCCGTCCATCAAAACACATGATGGGTTTGGTGAGGGAGTTTGTGTGACATAAACCCTATCAGGTATTGCACGTGATTTCAATGCCTAAAGGACACGTCGACGGCGGTGGTCCACGGTCAGAGGCAGGCTGGGCTTGATTCATCACAGCCGGCTGCCACTGGTTGTTGCGCGCAATCTCCGCTGCCTTAACAGAACCGTTTTGCACGCTGATGTCCACCTAGTTGGTTATCATTGGTGTATCTCTATTCGGTGGGCAGGTTCGAACCTTACTAATAGCATTCGCGTGTAATTATGTAAGTGTGTGATGTGTCGACAAAAAAATAAGTTAGCATAGATGCTAACATAATTGTTTTACCAAACGCACAAAATACACTAACGTATGATAAAATTATCAAAGTATCATCAAACAATTGATAACTTATTTGTCAACttataaattaacttatttttaaaaatttataaattaataagtaTAAATTAGCATCAACTTTAACAGTATCACTAGATACCCGACATCTTATTTATGAATGTATTTTTCTGGAGTAAATCTATAAAGTCATGCAATAACTCCTAAATCACTATGCCATTAAAGTATATGAAAATTTCATCTATATTGTCTTATTTAGAATCCAACCTACAAACTGGAGAGAAAGTATATCCTTCTATTATTCCTAAATACTAAGAAAAGTTGTtacacaagaaaagaaaatccaaaggAAAGAACAAGCCTAGCTAGTGGGGTGGTCATTGGTCCAAGAACAACATCGAGGAATCATGGATGACAACTCTACATATGATTACTTTCTTTTCCTAaaacaaggagaagaaaactAAACATGTTTTGCCATCTCGGGTGCTGCAATATAATATTGAGTAAGAACAAGAAAAGTAAAGTAAACCAACAAAACATGTAGGTCCTTTTTGGGACTTTTGAGTTTTGGGGGGTAtctctttgaaatttttaatgCGCTGGGTTAGGTGTAACCAAAGAGAATTGATCcataataatgatgatgatgatgatgatttaacAAGTGTAAGCTTTGATTGAAGCTTAAAGGcatattttgtatatatatttaactatatatgtatatgttgatTGGAGTAATTGAATTGATTGATTTAAATAAAATGTTATGGTAGGTGGACTTATTGTTAGTGTGGCTAGGGCCCCTCCATGTGTATGTCATGTACCGACACACCACTTTTTGAATCTCTCTTTAATCATCAATATAATGTAtgtgcaaaaaaataaaatcatcaaataTAATTAGTAAATGtcatatttcaaaatatttaactaattaattaattaaggttTTAATTTTACATTAATTGGAAGAGTCTTACAGGTGGAACAAAAGACTAGTGACGTCTCTAAATAGACAATTTAGACCTAACTGCTTCTCTGTCAACTACTAATTGAATTAAGGAGATGACccactaaaaaaaatatatattaacattatatttttaaaaatagaaaatgtgCAACCTTAATAGCATCTCACAAGGGGGCGGTTTGGTCTATGTGCTCTCCATGTATTGCTTGTTTTGTTCTCACattcatatacatacacacacacacatatacacacacacacatatatatatatatatatatatatatatataatcatatttAATCATGAGAATGTCCAGGTTCATCTCTAATGAAGGCACAATTTTGTTTTGTATAGGGAAATTACAGGGTTATAGACTCATAATACATATCTTTACAAGACCCATGAATCTATGGTTACAAACATAATATATCATTGACCTCTCTAgtatttattgttgtttttttttggttttgttattcaTTCTAGTTGACCACTCTTTCGGCCCAACTGGCCCGGCAATCATCACCTGCTTAAATTGAAAAGGCAGCACGTTTTCAACAAAAAGTAAATTTTCTTGGCCATCACCGTCGATGCAAAATTTTCTTTGAACTTATCAAATTCCAAGCCTATTATGGTTGTGTTTGGTTCACAACGGGAACAAGAACGGGAATGGGAACGAGAAAGGTAAATAGGTATAAGAGATGAATGATATGAAAAAGTAGTAAAATATCTCTAACAAGCCTTTGGTTATCTTTGGAAGAAAATTCttgattcaaatataatatgGAATATCAATAGAGATTTTCATACTACTAACCAATGAACAATAATAATTCAAACCAAGGGTTGTAATGAAAAGAATGGGAGGAGAAGCTCATTTAACAAAACATTGACTATTCCGCTAGGAATGGAAATGGGCAAACCATTCCCAATTCCGGCCTTAGAAGCCAACCAAACATGGGAAAAAAATGGCATTCCCAGGTCAAACTGCCAACGAAACGCGACCTAAGTTCAATCTGTTGATATAAGACAAGTTCAGGGCTTGATTGTGGCAGTCATATACGCCTTAGATCAAGCCAtcttattaaatataaatataacaaagaaaatatgaatTCAAACAATGTCACACAACATGGCTGTCAACAAAGGGCTGATAAGAAGTTGGTATTGGCTAACAGTATATAATACGTACCTTCAAGTCTTTGAATCTCATGCGATGTTTTTATCATATCAGTCCCTTTCAGAACACAAACTTGTGACTCAGCAGCTGTTTCAATGTTCATTTCACAAACTACTACACCGAtattgcccaactctcttctCCCCTGAACTTACATTCAAAATAATTCAGTAAGGTATATATATCACCAACTTTTTTGTGTTCCTGTCTTACGAAAACTTACACGATTGTGTAAGGTGTGCTATGAATTGTCAGAGTCATCGTATAGGAACTATCAAAGTTTCTCAACTTACGAACAAGAAATGTCTGCCAATGCCACTTAATTGCTCTAATGGAATGTAACATCAACGCCCTGCCTTAATttacaagaaagaaagagaagtacCAATCGTGATTGAGGAACTGAAATGCTATTCCAAGAGCTCCACGTTCATGGTTCCATTAAAGCCAACTAGCCCCGAGTGTGTTAGATGTGCAAGATTAAATGGCCTCAAAGGAACTGCAACCTCAACTTGGAACTTCCTTGTCAGTGCTGAAAATGGCGTAGATGTCACTAGAAATAGCTGCAACACTTGAGGTGACTGCCAATATTATCATCATCCATGATATTAGTCTGTCCTGCTTTGTTGCAATTCCATGTGTGTCCCTGCATAACAAATGGAATTGAGGAATACTCACGAATTAAGATCCTAAAATTGGACAAGGCAGAGATTAACATATATTTGATGCCGAGTTGCAGATGAAGCTTTTCTTTTCCAGTGGAGGGTGGCATTTGGCGGGGGGTTTGCCTTGTGCCAATACTACTTGTCAATAATCGAAGATGCAAaccaacaaaaattgaaaacccCATAATTGAAAACCCTACTAGTCAATAATCAAGATACTGCAAAGTTAGACATTCTTTTGAAGATGCAATGTCAATACTTGCCACACAACAGTGAGTAACATACAATTATATATGGCATCTTTGGACTAAGAATGCAAATATTGTGGCTGCAATTGACAATATGAGGTTTCTATGTTCTAGGTAAAATGCTCATTACTTTGGTTTTTGTTATAAATGGGAAAAagggaaaataatttttaaactcCAGATTTCTCTGTTGAAACCAAAAACTAGCAAATCAAAACTCTGACTAGTCCAGCTCCAAGAGGCAACCTAACATTTTGAATGTCCTAAGAATGAATGTCTCCAGATGTAGTAATTCAATGTTAAGTACTGTTGTTTACCTAAGAGTGATGGCAGCTGGAAATATAAAACCAACGGAGATCGCAGCAGTGGCTCCAGTAAACTGGAAGGCATCCCAGATGTCAGGCACAAATTCAGCTCCCACAAATATCAAACCCATGAGAGCTACAGTTACTAAAAAGAATCTGCGGTTGTCAAATGTGATTGGAATGGCATGGGGAAAGAGAAGACCATCCACATTGAGTCGAAGGGAATAAAAAACAAGTGGGAAAACAAGCATCAGGTGGAGGCCATAACTCGCCCTAACCACATCATCAAGAAACGAGCTGTATGGGATTCCAAGATCACCATCAAAATTGGCGAGTACATCATCCAGTGTCTGATCCCCAAAAAGAAGTACTCCAAAGAAACTGGTGGCAATGTAAACAGTTGAGCATAACATGAGGGATGTATGAACTATTGACTTCATTTGCGTGGGGTCTTTCAATTCGTTATCTATGGGGTGAACTGCAAAATGCATTACAACAAGGATCAAATATAAAGAGTTGAATTGAGCAAAGATATGTATTTAAGTATTTAACCAAAGGCAACTGTGCTTGCATGTGAGGGGAACAAGTTGCAGTGGCTATTCACCAGCCAGAGTGACAGTCACTGGAGCGGCAGCGTTACTGCAGCTGTCCcttgattaatgaaaattttagcgactttcttttttattgcaAATTATTTCAACCTTCATTCTGCCGCATGGTATAACAAATTCAACTCGTAGACAAATCTCGCATTCACATTAGTTAGATAACACCAATAACATTCAAGTCAAAGCGAAGAGACATGAAAATCTGATTCAAAATTTCAGCATAATCAAGCTCTATAAAACTATTGATTCAGAACTGGAAAGACGTGGTCTCATAACTGCTTTCAGTGCTTTTAGCTTACCCAAAATAAAATCACAAGTGCAAAGAAAGATCCCATAGCcacatttttttgataagttgttgttattattattattattattatgagcATGAGAGGGGACTCAAAACCTTTCTCATAGCCACTCTTGCGCTATCAACCGCAAGGGGAAACATTGAGAACTTACCATTGTGGTGGCAAATATATGCAGTGACCAAAACAGGAACAGTGGTGAAAAGCTTCCAAAATGACGCCTGATCCACAAGTGCAGGCATCAAACGAGGCATTCCAATGCTTCCATTCATCACTTTAACAATTGCTACCCCCGCCGTAATTGCAACAAACACAATAGCCAAGCCCACTGATATTGCTGATGTATATCTCAATGAATCTAGCATTTCCAAAATGATAGAAAACGATAATCAAGTGCTGTATTCCACAAGAACCATCTTAGAATAACTATTTAAGGGCAGTCCAACAAAGACATTAATGCACTTCACAAAACTCAAACAGGTAAACATATACAGAGTTATCATATCGTAGGAAAATATAGATAGCCACTGTAATGTTTTGTCCATACAGAAGTTAAAAGACTAGTTTCAAAAAATTTGTTGCCAATCATATCGTGAAAATGGACATAAAAATTGACATGGCCAGCAATCCCCTAAGTGAGAAATGTAAAGCGTGCATATGTGGGTAAAGTGGGTTATTTTTGGATACACAAATGAACAGTTTAACAAAGAAGCACAACAATACATAAAAGTTACATGCAGGATGGTATTATCAATTGCTAATTTCCACTGTAAAGCGTGCATATGTGGGTAAAGTGGGTTATTTTTGGATACACAAATGAACAATTTAACAAAGAAGCACAACAATACATAAAAGTTATATGGCAGGACGGTATTATCAATCACTAATTTCCACAAACACAATAGTTATATAACTATTAGAGTGAAAGGCGATGTATCAGAAGCATTGACACAGTTCACAGAACCCAAACATGTGCTCATATCTAGAGAACAATATTCATATCTATTGGAATACTTAAAACTAAGGTCGCAAACGGCCCCTTCTAAAAGTTAATGACGTACTAGTAAGAAACTTTCTTGGATATCAGATCATCATATATATTTCCCCTCATTAATTTTCATTCAAGTGTCGACAACATGACAAGCACCATGAACACTCCCTTATTTTGGTAATTTAAAATGTGTAATGTATAGTTTGGACGTAAAAATTATTACACAAATAAACAATTTCACAAAATAACACAAACATAAATAAAATCTTTTTAGGCCTACcaacaaaatttgaaattcttgCTGCTCAAAAATATGAGAAGACTTGTCAAACAGagtaaaaaaacactaaaagaaAATCATACCCACACGCTTGAAAGAAATTAGAGGAGCAAACACAAAAAGAGTTGTGGGAAGCAACAAGGAGGAGCGTGAAGTCCACCAATGCTGTCCAAACCATTCTTCCATCAATCCCGAATGGTGCACTCCTCCCGACCCCGTCCCAGATAACACATCACCTGCCACAcatcatatattttgtttaccCACAAACTAttacatgaaaataaaaaacagaccAGGTTGTGAGTTCTGGACCAAACATCATACACCCATGCTTAGTCTTAAGTAATTTCAACAAGTGTTAGTCAGGATTGGCACCAAATCATAGGCTTCTAAAACCCTAGAACCAAAATTTGGACTCCAGAAAAATGTAATCATGAACCAAATTCTTATTGTCCCCTGAAAATTCTAGCAAAGTAATATCGTACCGATAATTATCATGTAGACAACAAGCATGCCAAGATTGTTCACAACGATGCAGGCCTGGAGGAGCGTACTACCAGTCCCACCGAACGCGTCGGCAACGACCCCGGAATACGAGGCGGTCTTGGAGGCCCGACTGAACCTCAGGATCATATCAATAGACGATTCCGTCAGCATCCCACACACAAAGATCATAATTAGTCCTGGAATAAGCCCCAGTTCCTTAACGGTAGCCGGCAGGGCCATGATTCCAGCGCCAACGACGGAGGTAGATAGATTAAAGACAGCCCCCGAGAACGACGCACCCGGAAGGTTCTCTTGGTGATAGTTATCGGCATGCTTCTGATGAGGTATGAGAAGGCCTCTGGTACTCCGGCGTTGTTTCCGATCGGCGGAGGACATAATCGACATCTCGACGAGGATTTGCCGTCCAAGGAACGGGACGTAGGGCGCGGGCTTTTTATGTCGGAGAGCTATTAGAAAAAGATCGGGTACATGCGGGAAGAACGGGAGCACGAGTAGTGGAGTGTTTGTAGCAAACAGGGTGATGACACGTGTAAAGTTTGAGATATTACGTGCGCCGTGTTGTTTGGATTGGCTCTTGGAGTCAACGAGTCATCACCACCATTCAACGCCTGGTTGCTTAACGTACTAAAACGTAACATAGCCGTTAACGCCTACCCATGGCCCCACattgttattaattttttcaTATCTTTAAAGAGTCAAATTAAATCCACACCAAATtctataaattaattttgtacCATTTGAGCATCAGCCTGCATCGTTTTATTCCTCCGAGCTATCATCTATAATACTTAAGTCTCGAAAAAGATTTTGTTGTGTAAAAGGGAGTAAATATTTGCATATAATTAGTATTTTGTTAGGTTATGTCAATCCGTTGTGAGATTTTAATCATTACACTTCCCGCACTTGAGAGTTAGGTTATATTAGACCCAATAAATTGATAAATAGAAGCCACATCCAATTGAATCGAGACTTTGTTTCgatattatattaaaaaattcacCTCAAAGATAATAAACCAATATTGTCTACTTTGGGTCTAAACCTGCACAACCTTGTTTTTCTAGGCCGTCGCTTATGATATTTAAATCCAAAAAAGGTCTTGATTGTGTGAAGGTGAATTAATAATTTCTTATAAACCAATTGATTAAGTTATAACAATCCGCTGTGGTATTTTGTCTTGACATCCCTAAAAGAAACTAAGCATTCAAATTGGGTCTTAAAACGACTTTTAAATAGGCTATTTACTTGGTCTACTACAGTATTAATGAACGTTAGGAGGGGAGGTCCCCTGGTCTAGACTGCTCCCAGTTCCAGATCAATCCAAGCAGGAGACTCTTCTTTGCATTAATTCGTCATCAAGGCAAACAAGTTAAGGCTACCAACTCATGAATTCTCAATGAAACTACAATCCAGACCATATTAGAAACTGAAACCATTCAAAATGGTCCAATATTTACCTATGTAGATTACAGCATTCCATTGATTCCAAAATGCGAAGCTGCAATCTAGTTGATTACGTAGATATAAATGGTCTTCATTATACACTAAGCTTCTCCATCTCCTTCCTTAGTGCATTAGCCCTCACCAAGCTTCCAATGGTATTGATCGCCAACTTCAAATCGTCCACTGGATTCCCAGGAACCACTGTCTTGTACAAATAGCTATCAAAGGTCATCTTCTGCACATACTCATCCGCGCACATTTCTACAAATGCTTCCCTTGCGGGGTTTGATCTGTAGAACACTTTCTGCAACACGTCCAGCACTTTGTAAGTTGGCCAATATGTCTTGTCCCACTTCTCCAAGTACTTCCTCAAGTCACTCTCATCTACCATCCTCTTGCCATTCTCCGACCCCTCGACTATTGCATCCGCACACATCCTTCCACTCTTCGCCGCAAAATAGATACCTTCACCCGAACATTTTGTGACGTACCCAGCTGCATCGCCAACAAGGGCTACTCTTCCTGATAACCTGCGTGGCCGTGGGTGTTCTGGTATTGGGTGAGCCTCCACTCTTATTATTTTGCCACCAAGTATCTTGTCTTTTGCACGGTTTCTTGTAGCTAGTTGGAACTTCTTAATGTCTGCCTTGTGAGTCACTGTACCAGTACCCACAGCTACATGGTCGCATTTGGGGAAGACCCAGCCGTAGAAGTCGGGGGAGACATCATCCCCAACATACATCTCTGCCCGGTTCTCATAGTACTTCATTTTATCTTCCGGAATCTTGATTCTTTCCTGAACATACAATAACATGTTTCAAGAAATTATCAATAATTAAACGTCAGAGTAATTAAACATTGCAGTGCAGGAGAATCAAAGATTGCCAATAATAGTTTCCAACCAAAACTCCAATGTACTGTCTATGCCCAAGAATTACGATATATAACCCCATACTCCATCACCAATGCACATcagaattactttttttttttggtaatgtgGAACTCACCCAACTGCCCACCGGAAAACTGACAGGTAAACTCGGATCACATGAAAAATCCCGCAACCCTATGGATCAGTTGAGACCTGCATCGATCAGAATTGCCAATGCTAATACTTACTATTCTAATACTATCACAAAGGATTTGTTATGCAAACAGTTTGAGGCAAACAACTAATACTATCTAACAATCAGGGAATAACTCCAACTCCACCATATAAAGAGCTATGTATTAAACATAAGGAGAagcagaaacagaaacagagaaCCAAACTGAAATTGCACCTGAAAGGCAATGGCATATTCATAATCACCAGCATCAATGGACTTGGCAACCCGAGAATTGGCCCCATCAGCCCCAATTACCGCATCAACCTCTAAGGTCTTCTTCTCTCCAGTGCTGCCCTTTTTCCCATCATACTCTGTGTAATGCAGCACATAGGGCACCGTTCCGTCGTCTTCTTTGGGCAAATCCATCTTCAAGAACAACCCGTTAATCACTTTAGCTCCATTACTCGCTGCCCTTTCACGGAGATACGAATCGAGCACTTCGCGCCTCACCATACCGATATACTCATGGGGCTTTAGGGTTCGTCCGATGTCAACTGCGATGTTGGAGGGGGAAATCATCTTCATTTTGGTAACTTTGCGGTCTATGATGTCCAACGGGAGGTCGAACTCGCCGACCATACAGAGAGGGATGGCTCCGCCACATGGCTTGCAATTATCGAGTTTCCGCTCGATGAGGTACGTCTCAATGCCACCTTTAGCGAGTGCCTCGGCGGCGGCTCCTCCGGCGGGTCCACCTCCAATCACGGCCACACGGAGGTTGCGGTTAGAGAGCTTGGGGCTGGTCTTACTGGAGGTTATCTGGAGACGGCGACGGAGAGGGCGAGAGATGGGGGTTGTTTGGGGGATGTGTTGGGGTTGTCCCGGAGTGGATTGGCGGAGGCCGGTGAAGGATTTGAACGCAATGGAGTTCATTTTGATCCGAGAAGTTGCAGAGTGCTCAGTGCTAGTGTGGGAGAGAGGAAACCTGTATTTGAGGAATTTCAATGTTGGTGGTGGATATGGTTTGGGATATCAAAGCAAAGATGGCCGTTGGATGTCTGTCAACGGGTGGTAAGGATTGGATGTGGATAATGGATCGAGATTTCGGGTTTTTGTcctgttgtgacttgtgagggtattttggtatttgactctttgcttcttctttgttttttccttgGAACTAATTGGCTGACATTGTGCCACGTCGTCCGAAGAAGTGGAGAACTCAACGATTTATCTTAATGAAAATTATTTACAtctcattttttactaagtacatcccgttaaccctttaaaaacacactagagtggggtgtacttaataaaaaattaggtgcaaataatgttcatattTGGCTTTTCTAATTAGTCCCATTGGTCAGGTTCATTTATAAGAATGCTACACGGAAGGTTGCGACCCACGACCCCTTTTCATAGGGAAGGGGAATTGAACCCCAAAGAAGGGGGACATCCTTGCCTCtctaaaaaataaatcattattCATCACCAAAAGAAAATCATTCGTCGTGCCCTCTATCGTGGTCATCTTGCATCCTCTGTCATTGATTTCAAACCCTCAACTTCACTAACTTGATCGACAGAGCTGCTTTGGCCGACACCCCTCTAGGTCAAAGGTTTTCTGACATCTTTTCTTTGAGTTTTACAATATGGCTACTGGGTCACGTTATAAATCTTTGATTGTGAAAATGATTCGCCGTAGTAATCAACTAAGATAAGATTGGGGAGGAGGAAGCATAAATTATGGAACAATTTAGTCGTCAAAAACATTTAGAATGTGTTTGAATTGAGAGATTTAGGGGAGGTGAATGAAGAAAATGTAATGCATAATATTTCTCTATCTCATGTTTTGATAGATAAAAAAGATGAGAAAATTTGTTATTTATCTTATTTGAAtggttattataaaagaaaataaatgaaagcaAATTGGtataatttactaatttatcgaTAATTTTATGTTAAACTATTATGTACAATGGAAAAAGTAACATTTTAACTCGTAAATAACTTAATTCAACCCCTCCCTCTCTCCAAATGAAgtattttgtcaaaaaattgataaaatattcccaaaattctcttcaaatccctcccctcaattaTTTCTAAtctatccaaaataagaaatagGGAAGAAACTCATTTCTCTTTCCCTCCCCTAAATTCCTTAATTCAAACACACTATTCTCCGTGATATTTTCTTGTTTGCAAAATTATTCTTCTAAGTTGTTTTGTAACCTTACACCTGTGTGCATgccattaataatttaatacacAACGAAGAAGGAAAATAAACTGACCTTGGCTTTTGTCTGTAGCTTGTCAACAAATACCCTAATAGATACTGCTTCGGTGTATAATACTTATAGGAGCGTCCAAGAGCAGCAACCAGAGCCTATCACCAACATCAAATTAAGCCCACAATTGATTCAAACGAAAAAAGAAATGAGGTTTGGGCCTCATCTGGCCCATCCATTAATGGGCTGTGCCATTCTTGTTGTTGGACCCAGAGGATGACGAATTGAGTTAGCAATTGCCAGGCCCAGTATAATGGCAGCTTGCCAGCTTGGGATTTGTTTAAAGGACCAGAACTCACCAGTCACTAGGCATGCATACCCACATGAGCAAAATTCCGTTTCAAAATTACTGGGCCTTTTATGGCCCATCATAAATGGGTGACACCTTGCTTGCTGGATCCCAAAGGCCAAAATTACTAGGCCGTTCTCGTTGAACACTTGGACCTCTCATATTTGAAAAATTAGGGAACCATGCAATTCAACACAtgtttattttggattttggactCTATAACTGGTTTAAAATTATAATGTTTATAATTTGAATCCAAGAGTTTGGGAGATGTGCCAcatcaaacaaaattttatttttccatttataaaaattttcatcataaCCATTTAACGAATGATGATATTGTTCTGGTGGTAAAGTGCATGCTAGTCACCCTCTCCCACAAACATTCAATCCTCTCCGTAAACATTATAGCTCGATCACACATGACTTTTCATGGGTTTGCCTGACATGTGAAATTTGTGGGCCATCACACATGCTCGTAATTAGATTCATCCAGTGTATAGCCAAAGGGTAATGATTGCCGGTTGCAACCTAcataaaaaaaagggaaaaaaaatcataacgtttcaatgttttttttgacaaaaatcaTAACCTTTCAAATGTGAAACACATTGCCATAAATTGTTGGGTATGGACAATGAAAAACCAGTACGTACGTATGAGCTCCGACACTGACTCGGCACGAAACGTTTATCACATTTGGTTTAACAAACGCCGCTCTTTAAGTATCGACAATATATATGACGGAGAGAAAGCAAGAAACTCCATGAAAATCTGGCAATGTGTGTCCCATCGATCCCTCCTTTAATTATTTGTACCACTCAATTTGACATCTGTAGAACTTCTATTCAATAGATTCGATATTTTCAAAACCATCTACTAGTGGAAGCATTTACTCTTGGTGGGCTCGATTCCTACGAAACCTGTATAGGAAATTTCTATGCGCTTGCCTGACATGCGTGATTGTAATTTGTGGGCTACTGTAAGAGCGCATA
Coding sequences:
- the LOC120008520 gene encoding amino acid transporter AVT6A-like; its protein translation is MSIMSSADRKQRRSTRGLLIPHQKHADNYHQENLPGASFSGAVFNLSTSVVGAGIMALPATVKELGLIPGLIMIFVCGMLTESSIDMILRFSRASKTASYSGVVADAFGGTGSTLLQACIVVNNLGMLVVYMIIIGDVLSGTGSGGVHHSGLMEEWFGQHWWTSRSSLLLPTTLFVFAPLISFKRVDSLRYTSAISVGLAIVFVAITAGVAIVKVMNGSIGMPRLMPALVDQASFWKLFTTVPVLVTAYICHHNVHPIDNELKDPTQMKSIVHTSLMLCSTVYIATSFFGVLLFGDQTLDDVLANFDGDLGIPYSSFLDDVVRASYGLHLMLVFPLVFYSLRLNVDGLLFPHAIPITFDNRRFFLVTVALMGLIFVGAEFVPDIWDAFQFTGATAAISVGFIFPAAITLRDTHGIATKQDRLISWMMIILAVTSSVAAISSDIYAIFSTDKEVPS
- the LOC120009962 gene encoding geranylgeranyl diphosphate reductase, chloroplastic translates to MNSIAFKSFTGLRQSTPGQPQHIPQTTPISRPLRRRLQITSSKTSPKLSNRNLRVAVIGGGPAGGAAAEALAKGGIETYLIERKLDNCKPCGGAIPLCMVGEFDLPLDIIDRKVTKMKMISPSNIAVDIGRTLKPHEYIGMVRREVLDSYLRERAASNGAKVINGLFLKMDLPKEDDGTVPYVLHYTEYDGKKGSTGEKKTLEVDAVIGADGANSRVAKSIDAGDYEYAIAFQERIKIPEDKMKYYENRAEMYVGDDVSPDFYGWVFPKCDHVAVGTGTVTHKADIKKFQLATRNRAKDKILGGKIIRVEAHPIPEHPRPRRLSGRVALVGDAAGYVTKCSGEGIYFAAKSGRMCADAIVEGSENGKRMVDESDLRKYLEKWDKTYWPTYKVLDVLQKVFYRSNPAREAFVEMCADEYVQKMTFDSYLYKTVVPGNPVDDLKLAINTIGSLVRANALRKEMEKLSV